A genomic stretch from Penaeus vannamei isolate JL-2024 chromosome 6, ASM4276789v1, whole genome shotgun sequence includes:
- the LOC113804368 gene encoding uncharacterized protein produces MWRLTATLLLLALASAEPQGYNYPEPPQGGYLPPPPSNPVCPAVTSVVYDTRVQTSVNVQTVNQVNTQYVTTTVVRQQVVPTTLFRTRIQTQVQYQTSVVQHTTTYINYRVQTQTIPSPPVVRTQYVTSTRIVPQVSYVTQTQTRTQVVPVEVTRTQVQTVNQPVVNYETKVQQQTQVVTVPGPDVVRTRVQTVVQTSIVRRQQPGSTRYVTSTRVQQVVQTSAVRGQDVVRTSVVQRQQVIPFTSVNTRYENAVATREQVVTRTNVVTQTRVQTQVVPQEVVSTQVVPTTIYTTRYETRVQPFTQVQTVVRTQYVTPAPVVQTRQEVRTSVVQVPGQDRVVTSQVVQTQQQQQVVYQTVNQPQYVTVTRTVAGTCGGSGYNYNAPAIPFVTG; encoded by the coding sequence ATGTGGCGCTTGACGGcgacgctgctgctgctggctcTGGCCTCGGCCGAACCCCAGGGATACAATTACCCGGAACCACCCCAGGGGGGCTATCTGCCTCCTCCGCCCTCTAATCCAGTCTGTCCTGCAGTCACCTCCGTTGTTTATGACACTCGTGTTCAAACGTCTGTCAACGTGCAGACTGTCAACCAAGTGAACACGCAGTACGTTACGACTACGGTAGTTAGGCAGCAGGTCGTACCAACTACCCTTTTCCGAACACGTATCCAGACGCAGGTTCAGTACCAAACCAGCGTCGTCCAGCACACAACGACATACATTAATTACAGAGTCCAGACCCAGACCATTCCAAGTCCACCCGTTGTGCGAACGCAGTACGTTACATCCACTCGTATCGTGCCGCAGGTCAGCTACGTCACCCAGACCCAAACTCGAACACAAGTTGTACCTGTTGAAGTGACCCGCACGCAAGTGCAGACCGTCAATCAGCCTGTTGTCAACTACGAGACCAAAGTTCAGCAACAAACACAGGTTGTAACTGTCCCTGGTCCTGACGTCGTTAGAACACGTGTTCAGACCGTTGTTCAGACCTCTATTGTGAGGCGACAGCAACCTGGTAGTACTAGATATGTAACTTCGACACGTGTGCAACAGGTGGTACAGACATCAGCCGTCCGTGGACAGGACGTCGTAAGAACCAGCGTTGTCCAGAGACAACAGGTCATTCCTTTCACGTCTGTCAACACGCGTTACGAGAATGCCGTCGCCACTCGCGAACAGGTGGTGACGAGGACCAACGTGGTTACCCAGACACGCGTCCAGACTCAGGTGGTGCCCCAGGAGGTGGTGAGCACCCAGGTGGTTCCCACCACCATCTACACCACCCGCTACGAGACCCGTGTCCAGCCCTTCACACAGGTGCAGACCGTGGTCAGGACCCAGTACGTCACACCGGCCCCCGTGGTACAAACCAGACAGGAAGTGCGGACCTCTGTGGTCCAGGTGCCCGGCCAGGACCGCGTGGTCACCAGTCAGGTCGTGCAGACCCAGCAACAGCAGCAGGTCGTCTATCAGACAGTTAACCAGCCTCAATATGTCACTGTTACAAGGACAGTTGCAGGAACATGCGGAGGGTCCGGATATAATTATAATGCGCCGGCAATTCCCTTCGTAACTGGATaa
- the LOC113804352 gene encoding uncharacterized protein has protein sequence MLALALLLLVGFAHGISLERPQRDLLGNGIDLQPSGLYGVPMDYGCQPSTVYSTQVQYSTVVVPSIVYNNQIQYATQTSVRAQQVYTTIYSEIVSTQYVPSVIYQTVTVTRTQEQVRTQVVTLPAQTSYVARTQEVVRTQLQYQTQYTTAIQSVPTTITRNVVSTVVVPQEVVSTVYQTQTITRTQQAPGRTRTVPSTQYSTVYSTVVIPGDDVVKTTVAVSTNYAVQTITQPGQTRYITSTQVVPVTTTIYSEVVLTNTQTQYVTRTQVQTQYSTVVRTEQVRQYVTRTVTVPQQVVKTQVSTQVVPSTIYSQQVVPSIINLPAQTQYVTVTQTVVNTQQLPGQTRVQYVTRTVYNTNYVTSTVYNKQYNTVTATYTQQPNCNTGYNYQEPAVAFNALGR, from the coding sequence ATGTTGGCGCTGGCATTGCTCTTGCTGGTGGGGTTCGCTCACGGAATCTCGCTAGAAAGGCCCCAGCGTGACCTGCTTGGCAACGGCATTGATCTTCAGCCGTCTGGCCTGTATGGCGTTCCGATGGACTATGGCTGTCAACCTTCTACGGTTTACAGCACTCAAGTCCAGTATTCCACTGTTGTCGTCCCGTCTATCGTCTACAACAATCAAATTCAGTATGCTACTCAGACGTCTGTTCGCGCACAACAGGTCTACACCACCATTTATTCTGAGATTGTCAGCACCCAGTATGTTCCTTCCGTGATCTATCAGACGGTGACTGTCACTCGCACTCAGGAACAAGTACGCACGCAGGTCGTCACTCTCCCGGCACAGACGAGTTACGTGGCTCGCACCCAAGAAGTCGTAAGGACGCAGCTGCAGTATCAGACTCAGTACACGACCGCCATTCAGTCGGTACCCACAACAATCACCAGAAATGTCGTATCTACAGTCGTAGTCCCCCAGGAGGTAGTCAGTACTGTCTACCAGACACAAACGATTACTAGGACACAGCAGGCGCCAGGTAGGACCAGAACTGTCCCCAGCACTCAGTACAGCACCGTCTATTCCACTGTGGTTATTCCTGGAGATGACGTTGTAAAGACAACTGTCGCCGTTAGCACCAACTATGCCGTTCAGACCATCACACAGCCTGGACAGACTCGATATATCACCTCTACACAAGTGGTCCCCGTCACCACTACCATCTACTCGGAGGTGGTTCTCACCAACACTCAGACACAGTACGTGACCCGCACTCAGGTGCAAACGCAATATTCAACTGTCGTGCGTACGGAACAAGTGAGACAGTACGTCACCAGGACCGTCACAGTGCCCCAGCAGGTGGTGAAGACCCAGGTTTCTACTCAGGTAGTCCCCTCAACCATCTATAGTCAACAGGTGGTTCCTTCCATCATAAACCTTCCCGCTCAAACCCAGTACGTCACTGTTACCCAGACGGTTGTCAACACCCAGCAGCTCCCTGGCCAAACCCGCGTCCAGTACGTGACACGAACAGTCTACAACACCAACTACGTAACTTCTACTGTATATAACAAGCAATACAACACCGTGACGGCCACGTACACTCAGCAGCCCAACTGCAATACCGGGTACAATTACCAAGAACCGGCTGTTGCCTTCAATGCACTTGGTCGTTAA